The nucleotide sequence CGCGCCGCGGCGGATGATGCCGGTCCACTCCTGGTCGGTGCCGGGCAGGAAGCCAGGCGTGTCGACCAGGGTCAGGATCGGGATCGAGAACGCGTCGCACAGCCGCACGAACCGCGCCGCCTTCTCGCCCGCGTCGATGTTGAGCGTGCCCGCCATGACGTTCGGCTGGTTCGCGATGATGCCGACCGAGCGGCCCTCGATGCGGCCGAAGCCGATGACGATGTTGGGGGAGAAGAGCGGCTGGACCTCGAGGAATTCGCCGTCGTCGAGCACGCCCTCGATGACCGCCTGCATGTCGTACGGCTGGTTCGGCGAGTCGGGGATCAGGGTGTTGAGCGCGCGGTCGGCGTCGGTGACCTCCATCTCGGGGTACGCCTCGAAGACCGGTGGGTCGGTGAGGTTGTTCTCGGGGAGGTACGAGAGCAGCGTGGCGACGTAGTCGAGCGCGTCGTCCTCGTCGGCGGCGAGGTAGTGCGAGACGCCGGAGATCTTGTTGTGGGTGAGCGCGCCGCCGAGTTCCTCGAAGCCGACGTCTTCGCCGGTGACTGTCTTGATGACGTCGGGGCCGGTGACGAACATCTGGCTGGTCTTGTCGACCATGATCACGAAGTCGGTGAGCGCGGGGGAGTACACCGCGCCGCCGGCCGCCGGGCCCATGATGATCGAGATCTGCGGGATCACGCCCGACGACTTCGTGTTGAGGCGGAAGATCTCGCCGTACTTGCCGAGGGCGACGACGCCCTCCTGGATCCGGGCGCCGCCCGAGTCGAGGATCCCGATGATCGGCACGCCGGTGCGCAGCGCGAGCTCCATCACCTTGATGATCTTCTCGCCGGCCACCTCGCCGAGCGAACCGCCGAACGTGGTGAAGTCCTGCGAGTAGACGGCGACGTTGCGGCCGCCGATGGTGCCGGTGCCGCTCACGACCGAGTCGCCGTAGGGGCGCTTGGCGTCCATGCCGAAGGCGGTCGTGCGGTGCCTGACGTACTCGTCGAGCTCGACGAACGAGCCCGGGTCGAGCAGCTGGTCGATGCGCTCGCGCGCGGTCTTCTTGCCCTTGGCGTGCTGCTTGGCGATGGCCTGCTCGCCCGGCCCGGTCACTGCCTCGTGATACCGGACCTTCAGGTCGGCGATCTTGCCGGCGGTCGTCGAGAGATCGGGAGCGTCGGTCGGGGTGGGGTCTGAAGTCACGGCCCCCACACTACCCAGCGCCTCGCCGCGACACGGTGTGGAGAACCGCCAAGAGTCGGGCTCGAACATGGTCGGTTCGAGTGCCGAACGTCGTTCTGAGGGCCGTTTTCCTCCCGGGGCGTGACCGCGGCAGGAGCGTGACGGGCGCGTCCGCTAATGTCCGGATCGTGCCCAGGATCCCGCTCAGACGCGTCGCCCTCGAGGCCGCCGGCGTGGCCCTCGCCGCGGCCTGGGGCCTCGTGGCGATCGCGCACGCCCTCGCGGGTGCCAAGCGGGATCTCCTTCTCGACGACGGCGACTCCGTGCTCCTGCCGCTCATCGTCCGCTCGTTCCGTGAGGGGCTGCCGAACGAGTGGGGCATGTCGCCCGTCCTCTTCGTCTTCCCCGAGCTGCCGCTCTATCTCGTCTCTGCCACGGTGACGACGGGCGTCGCAGCGGCCCTGCTGCTGAACGGCGTGCTCAACGTCGTGCTCCTGTACGGGCTGCTGCGGGTCGTGGCGGGTCGCGTGACGGCTCTGTCGGGCGGCGTGCGGCGGCGTGGGCACGGGCGAGCCGTCACGGGTGCGCTCGTGGGCACGGGCGGGTTCGCGATCCTGTGCCTGCTCGAGACCCGGCCCGGCGGCAATACCGGCGAGATCATGTCGCTGTACCTCACGACCACGTACTACGCCGGCACCGTCATGGCTCTGGTGGCGGCGACGGCGCTCGTCGTGCACCTTCTCGCCGGTGGTCGCAGGATCGGGGGCGCCGCCGGGGCCCTCGCCCTCCTCTCGGCCCTCGCCACCCTCTCGAACCCGCTGTACGCCCTCTGGGTGACCGGCCCGGTGCTCGTTACGGCGCTCGTGGTGGCGTGCCTGCGCTCGCGGTTCCGCCGCCCGCTCCTGACCCTCGCGGCGGTCGTCGTCGGCTCCGGCATCGGCTACGCCGCGAGGCTGCCGCTCGGGCCGTATCTCATCGCCCAGAAGGACGAGTACCTGCGCTGGCAGGGCCGTGCCGAGAGCGCGCAGTTCTACGGCGACGCGTTCCGCGTGCTCGTGCAGACGGTCGGAGGCCGCGTGGAGGTCGGCGTGTGGGCGGGGCTGATCCTGCTCTCCGTGGTCGGGGCCGTCCTGCGGCTCCGGCGGCGCCGCGACGACGCGGCCGGCCTCGTCGCCCTGCTCGCGATCGTCACGGTCGTCGTCGTCGCCGTCGGGCTCAACATCACGGGCAGCCTGGCGACGCGGTACGCCCTGCCGATCGTGTTCTCGCCGCTCGTGTCGCTCGCGGCGACGGTGGCGAGCGCGGACTGGAGAGCGCTCGGGCGGCGGACGCGCGACCGGCTGCCGCTCACTCGCGTGGGTTCGCGGCGGGCCGGGTCGCGGCGGGCCGGGTCGCAGGAGGCCGGATCGCCGCAGGCCGTGTCGCGGCTGCGTGCGGGCGGGCTTCGCGTGGCCGCGGGTCTCGGCGCTGCCGTCGTGGTCGCGACCCTCGTCGCTGCAGTGCCGTCGACGGCGAGCGTGGTCGCCGCCGGTAGCGCCTCGGGTGAGCCGGCCGCCCGGTGCCTCACCGACTGGTCGCGGGGCAAGGACGCCACGGGCGTGGCGCAGTTCTGGACCGTCCGCGGCCTGCAGACCTACGGCGGCGACGACGTGCACCTGCTGCAGGTGAACTCCGACCTGTCCGTCTACCCGTGGCTGACGAATCTGGCGGCCTATCGGCACGCGCGGGTAGGTTACGTGATCGTGGCCACCGGCGAGATCCCCGGCGGGCACACCGAAGGGTGGGCAGACACCGTGACTGCGCTCGGCACGCCACGCGACACCGTGCACTGCGACGGCTACGACATCGTCGACTTCCGGGGCACCCCGGCGCAGAAGGCGCTCACGTCGGCCGTCGTCGACAGCGCGGACGCGCAGGCGGCCCTGAGGGGGTTCGAGTGGTGAGCGACGAGGCGCCCGGCGGGGTCACCGATCCTGCGCCCTCTGGCCTGTCGGACTTGTCTGGCCTCTCGGGGCGGCAGCTGCTGCCCATCACGGCGGCCACGGCGTCGCACCTCGACTTCCGGCACACGACCGGGTCGACCAACACCGACCTCGCCGCGATCGCCGCCTCGCTGCCGCACCTGGCCGTCGTCGCCAGCCTCGACCAGCGCTCGGGCCGTGGCCGCCTCGACCGCCGGTGGTCATCGCCCGCCGGGCAGACTCTGGCCGCGAGCGTGCTGCTGCGCCCTCGCACCCCGTCGGGCGGGCCGCTGCCCGACGACGCGTGGGCGTGGTTCCCGTTGCTTGCCGGTACGGCCCTCCACGGGGCGATCGCCGATCTCCTGCCCGACGCCGACGTCACGGTGAAGTGGCCGAACGACGTGCAGATCCGGGGGCTCAAGGTGTCGGGTCTCCTCGCCGAGCTCGTGGCCGTCGACGGGGCGCAGGATGCCGTCGTCATGGGCGCCGGCCTCAACCTCACGATCCCGCCCGAGCACCTCCCCACGCCGACGTCGACGTCGTTGGCCATCGAAGGCGCCGCGGGCAGCGCGTACGAGATCGCCGACGCGGTGTTCGCCTCCTACCTCGTGCGCCTCGACGCGCTCGTCACGACGCTCGGGGGCGACGCGGGCGCTGCGGCCGTGCGTCAGGTCGTCGAGGCCGTCTGCGGCACGCTCGGTCGCCGAGTCCGCGTCGAGCTGCCCGACGGCACGAACCGCTTCGGCACGGCGCAGAACCTCGACGACGGAGGGAGACTCGTCGTTCTCGAGGATGACTCTTCGGCTCTTCTCACCGTCTCGGCCGGAGACGTCACTCACCTGAGGTATGAATGAGGCATGTCCGCGCCTGAGCCTGCCGCCGTCCTCCGCGAGGGCGCGCCCGAGCAGGTCATCGCGCGGCTCCGGCCGCACGGCCGCGTGCTGTTCTGGCCGTCGGTGCTGCTCGTCGTGATCTGCGCCGCGCTCGGCTTCTTCACCGGCAAGCTGCCGGCGGCGTGGATGAACCAGGCCCTCTGGATCGTGGGCGTCGTGCTCATCGCGCTCGTGTGGCTCCTGCCGCTTCTGGCGTGGTCGGGGCGCCACTACACGATCACGACGCGGCGCATCATCATCAAGCGCGGGCTCTTCGTCCGCACCCGGCAAGAGCTCATGCACACCCGCGGCTACGACCTCACCGTGCGGAAGAACGGCATGCAGTCGCTCTTCGGCTCGGGCGACGTGCTCATCAACTCCGGCCTCGAGCGGCCCGTCGTGCTCTGGGACGTCCCGTCCGCCGACCTCGTGCAGTCGACGCTGCACGACCTCATGGAGGAGAACATCTCCGCGGTGGCGCGCATGAGGCAGCAGGAGCAGACGCTCCCGCCCGACGCCTCGACCTACTGGGGCGGCCGCTAGCCCGCCCGGTGCGCCATGTCCACCGGACGCGGGGTTGTCGGGCGGCACGGCACCCGCGACGATCGGAGGATGACCGATGCCGCCGCCGCCGAGCCGCCGAGCTCTGGCGTCCCCGGCCTCGACATGCCGCGCTCGATCAGTGGTGGGCGCGCCGTGCTCGTGGGAGCCGGGCTCGTCGCCGCGCTTCTCGCCGACACGCTCGTCACCTGGCTCACCGCTCTGGTGGGGTTCTTCGGGGCGCTGACCGCGCAAAGCGGTCTCGTCTTGGCGGCTTCCGTCCTCGGCGCCATCGCACTTGGCGTCGTGCCGCAGCTCGTGGGAACGAGACGCGTCAGTCGTCGTCTTCCCGTCGGGCGGCGTCCGTTCCTGGTCGTCGCCGCCCTCTCCTCCGGCGGCCTCGTGCTGGCCGGATGGCTCGACACGACGCTCGTCTGGGCCGCGCATGCCAACGACTACTACCCTGACCAAGGGGCCTTCATGACGCTCGCGCACGTGGTCGTGCCGGCCGCCTGGCTGGCCTCGGCGATCGTGTGGGCGTGCTCCTGCCTGATGTCAGAAGCACGCCGCCGGACGGGCCGCGCGTACCGCTGGCCCGTGGTCGCGGCGGGCCTCGTCATGGGCGCGATCCAGGTGGCGTCGTGGTGCTGGCTCCAGGCCGGCCTGAGCGCCGGCGTCTTCTCGGCCTAGCCCGGCGTGCGCCGCCTCAGGTCGACGATGAACGCGACGGCACCGAGTGCGGCGAGTGCGCAGATGGATGACGTCGCGTAGATCGTTCGGGCGCGCCCGTCATCGCCGGTGAAGCAGGTCAGGCCCACGAGCGCGAGCACGAGCGCCGCGCCGGCGAAAGCGCCCGCGATGGCGGAGAGCCCGAGCATCCACTGAACGCGGGGCGGTGATGCGGCGGCTTCATTGGCTCCGGTCGAAC is from Frondihabitans australicus and encodes:
- a CDS encoding PH domain-containing protein, translating into MSAPEPAAVLREGAPEQVIARLRPHGRVLFWPSVLLVVICAALGFFTGKLPAAWMNQALWIVGVVLIALVWLLPLLAWSGRHYTITTRRIIIKRGLFVRTRQELMHTRGYDLTVRKNGMQSLFGSGDVLINSGLERPVVLWDVPSADLVQSTLHDLMEENISAVARMRQQEQTLPPDASTYWGGR
- a CDS encoding acyl-CoA carboxylase subunit beta; translation: MTSDPTPTDAPDLSTTAGKIADLKVRYHEAVTGPGEQAIAKQHAKGKKTARERIDQLLDPGSFVELDEYVRHRTTAFGMDAKRPYGDSVVSGTGTIGGRNVAVYSQDFTTFGGSLGEVAGEKIIKVMELALRTGVPIIGILDSGGARIQEGVVALGKYGEIFRLNTKSSGVIPQISIIMGPAAGGAVYSPALTDFVIMVDKTSQMFVTGPDVIKTVTGEDVGFEELGGALTHNKISGVSHYLAADEDDALDYVATLLSYLPENNLTDPPVFEAYPEMEVTDADRALNTLIPDSPNQPYDMQAVIEGVLDDGEFLEVQPLFSPNIVIGFGRIEGRSVGIIANQPNVMAGTLNIDAGEKAARFVRLCDAFSIPILTLVDTPGFLPGTDQEWTGIIRRGAKLLYAYAEATVPLVTVITRKAYGGAYIVMGSKQLGADINLAWPTSEIAVMGGQGAVNILYRSEIKRATDEGEDVTAVRTKLANDYTYNVASPFLAAERGEIDGIIEPAATRSAVIKAFRALRTKRASMPSKKHGNIPL
- a CDS encoding biotin--[acetyl-CoA-carboxylase] ligase, with product MVSDEAPGGVTDPAPSGLSDLSGLSGRQLLPITAATASHLDFRHTTGSTNTDLAAIAASLPHLAVVASLDQRSGRGRLDRRWSSPAGQTLAASVLLRPRTPSGGPLPDDAWAWFPLLAGTALHGAIADLLPDADVTVKWPNDVQIRGLKVSGLLAELVAVDGAQDAVVMGAGLNLTIPPEHLPTPTSTSLAIEGAAGSAYEIADAVFASYLVRLDALVTTLGGDAGAAAVRQVVEAVCGTLGRRVRVELPDGTNRFGTAQNLDDGGRLVVLEDDSSALLTVSAGDVTHLRYE